One window from the genome of Bacillus kexueae encodes:
- the sbnB gene encoding 2,3-diaminopropionate biosynthesis protein SbnB, which translates to MLYLSKEDIQQVGGDESTLYVQALTEAFRLHGKKDFVQPLKPYLRAKGKEGHIADRIIAMPAHVGGEDPVSGIKWIGSKHDNPLKRGLARASGLIILNDPETNYPIAVMEASLISSMRTAAVTVIAAKHLAKKNFQSVTIIGCGLIAHKQLQSLLEQFDHITEVHIYDVNEQAQSEFVAKWRESAPSVTFVEHTSAEKAVQGGEVIVPCTVTDTPYIEYSWLQKGAFVSNISIMDVKKEVFLQADKVVVDDWDQANREKKVIHQLVLEGKFSKEKLHAELGEIVLGEKVGRENDDEIIVLNPMGMAIEDIASAYAVYQRAVNHQIGTTLNLL; encoded by the coding sequence ATGCTTTATTTGAGCAAGGAGGATATTCAACAAGTTGGAGGAGATGAATCCACTCTGTATGTACAAGCGTTAACGGAAGCCTTTCGTCTCCACGGAAAAAAAGATTTTGTTCAACCGTTAAAGCCTTATCTTCGTGCAAAGGGGAAAGAAGGGCATATTGCAGATCGGATTATCGCCATGCCTGCCCATGTAGGTGGAGAAGACCCAGTATCCGGAATCAAATGGATTGGTAGTAAACATGATAATCCGTTGAAACGTGGCCTAGCGCGTGCGAGTGGCCTCATTATTTTGAATGATCCCGAAACCAACTACCCCATCGCAGTAATGGAGGCAAGTTTAATTAGTAGCATGCGAACCGCAGCAGTTACAGTCATTGCCGCCAAACATTTAGCGAAAAAGAACTTCCAATCTGTGACGATCATTGGATGTGGTCTCATCGCCCATAAGCAATTGCAGTCGTTATTGGAGCAATTCGACCACATTACGGAAGTACATATTTACGATGTGAACGAACAAGCGCAATCGGAGTTCGTAGCGAAATGGAGAGAGAGTGCACCATCTGTTACGTTCGTTGAGCATACATCCGCGGAGAAGGCTGTTCAAGGTGGAGAAGTGATTGTACCGTGTACGGTGACAGACACTCCTTATATCGAATATAGCTGGCTTCAAAAGGGAGCGTTTGTCAGCAACATTTCCATTATGGATGTGAAAAAGGAGGTCTTTTTACAAGCGGACAAAGTGGTGGTTGATGATTGGGACCAAGCGAATCGCGAAAAGAAAGTCATTCACCAATTAGTACTCGAAGGGAAGTTTTCAAAAGAGAAGCTTCACGCTGAACTCGGTGAAATTGTGCTTGGCGAAAAAGTGGGTCGTGAAAATGACGATGAAATCATTGTTTTAAATCCTATGGGAATGGCGATTGAGGATATTGCAAGTGCGTATGCCGTTTATCAACGAGCTGTAAATCATCAAATTGGTACGACGTTAAATCTATTGTAA
- the sbnA gene encoding 2,3-diaminopropionate biosynthesis protein SbnA, whose amino-acid sequence MRIEMREETVKQSISACIGHTPVVALNRLFQREDVDIFAKFEFMNPGGSMKDRPARFIIEQGIKDGTITSDTHIIESTSGNLGVALAMMATLHRIKLTCVVDPKISPTNLKILKRFGANIEMVKEQDAYGGYLQTRIQKVQQLVANDPHALWINQYANENNWKAHYYGAGQELVEQLPESIDYFFGPVSTTGSLMGISRKLRERYPNVKVIAVDAVGSIIFNAPPANRELPGIGASRVPEILNRSEIDDVVFVNDYESAQGCRMLLETEGIFAGGSSGSVIAAIQKVLPSIPSESKIVTIFPDRGDRYLDFVYDDEWLEKVAASMKGE is encoded by the coding sequence ATGAGGATTGAGATGAGGGAAGAAACGGTTAAACAGTCGATCTCAGCTTGTATCGGGCATACGCCTGTTGTGGCTTTAAATCGTTTGTTTCAACGGGAAGATGTCGATATTTTTGCCAAGTTTGAATTCATGAATCCAGGCGGAAGCATGAAGGATCGACCGGCCCGATTTATTATCGAACAAGGAATCAAAGACGGAACCATTACTTCAGATACACACATTATTGAAAGTACTTCGGGAAATTTAGGGGTTGCTTTAGCGATGATGGCAACGTTGCATCGCATCAAGCTTACGTGTGTTGTTGACCCGAAAATATCACCGACGAATTTAAAAATTTTAAAGCGGTTCGGGGCCAACATTGAAATGGTGAAGGAACAAGATGCGTATGGTGGGTATTTACAAACACGGATTCAGAAGGTTCAACAACTCGTAGCCAACGATCCGCATGCACTTTGGATTAACCAATACGCCAATGAGAACAACTGGAAGGCGCATTATTACGGTGCAGGCCAAGAATTAGTCGAGCAGCTTCCAGAATCGATTGACTACTTTTTCGGACCTGTTAGCACAACTGGAAGTCTTATGGGGATTAGTAGAAAGCTGCGGGAACGATATCCTAACGTAAAAGTTATCGCGGTTGATGCGGTCGGCTCTATTATTTTCAATGCACCGCCAGCCAATCGAGAATTACCAGGTATCGGTGCAAGTCGAGTTCCTGAAATTTTGAATCGATCAGAAATTGATGACGTCGTGTTTGTGAATGATTATGAGTCTGCCCAAGGTTGTCGAATGCTTCTTGAGACGGAAGGAATTTTCGCTGGTGGCTCGTCTGGTTCGGTGATTGCGGCCATTCAGAAAGTATTGCCATCGATACCGAGTGAATCAAAAATCGTCACCATCTTTCCAGACCGAGGTGACCGCTATTTGGATTTTGTATATGACGATGAATGGCTCGAAAAAGTAGCCGCAAGCATGAAAGGAGAATAA
- a CDS encoding FecCD family ABC transporter permease yields MGSKQRGKNTRTILLFSLLALFLFVLSLSSGSTFISPIDVLYHLLGLGNGEYDFTINTLRLPRVLLAFLVGAALGVAGLILQGVVRNPLAAPDIIGITSGASVGAILFVVYLMGSVSFQWLPFAALFTAGISTLIIYLLAWNKGVTPMRLILIGIGMAAGMKAVVTMLIVLSDTVVTSKAYLWLTGSLYGANWQDVSLMTPWVVVFIPLALLFSRTLNVMELGDQAAMGLGVRVQLSRFLLLAISVALAGSAVAFAGGIEFVGLIAPHISRMLIGRSNRGLIVLTSLVGASMVMLADLIARTAFLPLDIPAGVFTAGIGAPYFIYLLYKNRNLA; encoded by the coding sequence ATGGGTAGCAAACAGAGAGGGAAAAATACAAGAACGATTCTTCTTTTTAGTCTACTCGCCCTCTTTCTCTTTGTTTTAAGTTTATCTAGCGGTAGTACGTTCATCTCGCCCATTGACGTTTTGTATCATCTTTTAGGACTTGGGAATGGAGAATATGATTTTACAATCAACACGTTACGGCTTCCGCGTGTATTACTCGCATTTTTAGTGGGGGCAGCTTTAGGTGTTGCGGGGCTTATTTTACAAGGTGTAGTAAGAAATCCGTTAGCCGCTCCTGATATTATCGGAATTACAAGTGGAGCCTCTGTTGGTGCCATTTTGTTTGTCGTGTACTTGATGGGTTCGGTTAGTTTTCAATGGCTTCCATTTGCCGCCCTTTTCACAGCTGGGATTTCGACCTTAATTATTTACTTGTTAGCATGGAATAAAGGTGTTACACCGATGCGACTGATTCTAATAGGAATTGGGATGGCAGCCGGAATGAAAGCGGTGGTGACGATGCTTATTGTGTTAAGTGATACAGTCGTTACATCGAAAGCGTATCTCTGGTTAACCGGAAGCTTATACGGAGCGAATTGGCAAGACGTTTCATTGATGACGCCTTGGGTCGTCGTTTTTATCCCTTTAGCGCTTTTGTTTAGCCGCACATTGAATGTGATGGAGTTAGGCGACCAAGCGGCGATGGGACTTGGAGTACGTGTTCAGCTCTCTCGATTTTTATTATTAGCGATAAGCGTTGCACTAGCTGGTTCGGCGGTCGCCTTTGCAGGAGGCATTGAGTTTGTCGGATTAATTGCCCCCCATATTAGTCGGATGCTAATAGGACGTTCGAATCGAGGGCTTATCGTGTTGACCTCTTTAGTGGGCGCGAGTATGGTCATGCTTGCTGATTTGATTGCAAGAACGGCCTTTTTACCTCTTGATATCCCAGCAGGTGTGTTCACAGCAGGAATAGGAGCGCCTTATTTTATTTACTTGTTATATAAAAATCGAAATCTAGCTTAA
- a CDS encoding FecCD family ABC transporter permease, with amino-acid sequence MDTVWSKTKIIGFSLCLFFFFIAFGLSVSLGQNPIPFQTTLDAFFHYDESITEHVIVKTSRFTRAVIATVVGSSLAIAGALMQALTRNPLAAPDILGINAGALCFIVVSATFFSVDSLSHYMWIAFIGAGVAGVMVYFLSAFGHGGLSPIKIVLAGAAISALFVSITQGLLVIDEQQMQTVLFWLAGSVAGRSMEMIQPVLPFIASATVLAFLFGKPINILLFGDEVAKGLGQRTILLKITIGVFVIFLAGGSVAIAGSIGFIGLIVPNLVRGLVGTDYRWVIPFSAVIGATLLLLADVAARFILMPQEMPIGVMTAFIGTPVFIYIARKGLSKNG; translated from the coding sequence ATGGATACAGTATGGTCAAAAACAAAAATTATTGGGTTTAGTTTGTGTCTTTTTTTCTTTTTCATTGCATTTGGATTAAGTGTTTCATTGGGACAAAACCCAATCCCGTTTCAAACGACGCTTGACGCATTTTTTCATTACGATGAGTCGATAACTGAGCATGTCATTGTGAAAACATCTAGGTTCACGCGAGCGGTCATTGCAACGGTTGTCGGTTCGAGCTTGGCGATTGCTGGGGCCTTAATGCAAGCGTTAACGCGAAATCCGTTAGCAGCACCGGATATTTTAGGAATTAATGCAGGAGCGTTATGTTTTATCGTCGTTTCGGCGACCTTTTTTTCTGTCGATTCTTTATCTCATTACATGTGGATTGCGTTTATAGGTGCTGGTGTTGCTGGTGTGATGGTGTACTTTTTGAGTGCATTCGGACATGGGGGGCTTTCCCCGATTAAGATTGTCTTAGCCGGAGCGGCGATTTCCGCTCTTTTTGTATCGATTACGCAAGGGCTATTAGTCATTGATGAGCAACAGATGCAGACGGTGCTATTTTGGCTAGCTGGATCGGTTGCTGGGAGAAGCATGGAGATGATTCAACCCGTTTTACCGTTTATTGCCTCGGCTACCGTCCTAGCCTTTTTGTTTGGAAAGCCTATAAATATTTTGTTGTTTGGAGACGAAGTCGCTAAAGGGTTAGGGCAACGTACCATCTTACTCAAAATAACGATTGGCGTATTTGTGATCTTTTTGGCAGGGGGTTCTGTCGCGATTGCCGGTTCGATTGGATTTATTGGGTTAATTGTACCGAATCTCGTTCGTGGTCTTGTCGGCACTGATTATCGGTGGGTCATCCCATTTAGTGCTGTTATTGGCGCAACCCTTTTATTGTTAGCAGATGTAGCAGCAAGATTTATTCTTATGCCGCAAGAAATGCCCATTGGTGTGATGACGGCTTTCATTGGTACTCCAGTCTTTATTTACATTGCACGAAAGGGGCTGTCTAAAAATGGGTAG